In Bacillus sp. SB49, a single window of DNA contains:
- a CDS encoding RNA-binding S4 domain-containing protein — translation MRLDKFLKISRLIKRRTLAKEVADQGRISINGSQSKAASNVAVGDELTIQFGQKILTIEVKSLKENVTKDEATTLYEIKKEEPVKQ, via the coding sequence ATGCGTTTAGATAAATTCTTGAAGATTTCCAGGTTGATCAAGCGGCGTACACTGGCTAAAGAAGTAGCGGATCAAGGCAGAATCAGCATCAATGGATCTCAAAGCAAGGCAGCAAGCAACGTAGCCGTCGGCGATGAATTGACGATCCAGTTCGGTCAGAAAATCTTGACCATTGAAGTGAAGTCTCTCAAGGAAAACGTAACAAAGGATGAAGCGACGACACTTTATGAAATTAAGAAAGAAGAACCGGTGAAACAATAA
- the yabP gene encoding sporulation protein YabP, with amino-acid sequence MRTQQAEHNVKVWNRRNIEITGVKEVDSFDSEEFLLQTSMGYLVVRGQNLQMKNLDLDSGVVAIKGKMHEMTYLDEHQGEKAKGLFSKLFK; translated from the coding sequence ATGCGCACACAGCAGGCAGAACATAATGTGAAGGTTTGGAACCGGAGAAATATAGAAATCACTGGTGTGAAAGAAGTGGACAGCTTCGACAGCGAGGAGTTCTTACTTCAGACATCCATGGGATACCTCGTCGTCCGCGGGCAGAATCTACAAATGAAGAATCTCGATTTGGACTCCGGTGTGGTGGCCATCAAGGGTAAAATGCATGAGATGACATACCTGGACGAACACCAAGGGGAGAAAGCTAAAGGACTATTTAGCAAGCTCTTCAAATGA
- the yabQ gene encoding spore cortex biosynthesis protein YabQ, protein MGVGASMDTFERIFGRRNKRAWREVFYQLGFWFVQAVFLFYLLYLANYGELRVYVFLAILCGFSAYRALFQKVYLRALEAWIRLWLGIWNAVKKLVYYVLFLPSKSIIFLIISLLLGVYKILLKGIILLFLVIFYPIRLILRVIWRLVPKNMKNYLRKTAGFLDKIKNTWNKWIKRLKR, encoded by the coding sequence ATGGGGGTGGGAGCCTCCATGGACACATTCGAGCGTATCTTCGGCCGGCGTAATAAACGCGCGTGGCGGGAGGTTTTTTATCAGCTTGGTTTCTGGTTCGTTCAGGCGGTATTTTTGTTTTATTTGCTGTACCTGGCTAACTATGGTGAGCTTAGAGTCTATGTATTCCTGGCGATTCTCTGTGGATTTTCCGCCTATCGTGCATTGTTTCAGAAGGTTTACTTAAGAGCGCTTGAAGCTTGGATCCGCTTATGGCTCGGAATTTGGAATGCTGTGAAAAAGCTGGTGTACTATGTGCTTTTCCTTCCATCGAAATCCATCATTTTCCTTATTATTTCTTTACTTCTTGGCGTTTATAAGATACTTTTAAAGGGTATCATTCTATTGTTTCTTGTCATATTTTATCCGATCCGGTTAATTTTACGAGTGATTTGGCGACTTGTGCCGAAAAACATGAAAAATTACTTAAGGAAAACAGCAGGTTTTTTGGATAAAATAAAGAATACATGGAACAAGTGGATAAAACGATTAAAGAGGTAA
- a CDS encoding FtsB family cell division protein, whose translation MAKRQSESVARMDSTYMKHYDAYMDRHQRKKKRLIRRLVMFALLVTVVAGSMGVYHWKQQSVYAEKNEQYEQLQQEMAALKKEENGLEQEIELLNDEDYVLQIARTNYFFSKEGEIIFKMPNEDPSY comes from the coding sequence ATGGCAAAGAGACAGTCGGAGTCAGTAGCACGCATGGATTCTACATACATGAAGCACTACGATGCTTACATGGACAGACACCAGCGTAAGAAGAAACGCTTGATTCGTCGTCTTGTTATGTTTGCCTTGTTAGTGACGGTCGTTGCCGGCTCCATGGGTGTGTATCACTGGAAACAGCAATCCGTGTATGCCGAAAAGAACGAACAGTACGAACAACTTCAGCAAGAGATGGCCGCTTTGAAAAAAGAGGAAAATGGGCTGGAACAGGAGATCGAGCTGTTAAATGATGAAGATTATGTTCTGCAGATAGCCAGAACGAACTATTTCTTCTCCAAAGAAGGCGAAATTATCTTTAAAATGCCTAATGAGGACCCGTCTTATTGA
- a CDS encoding S1 domain-containing RNA-binding protein, producing MSIEVGSKLQGKVTGITNFGAFVELPDGKTGLVHISEVADNYVKDINEHLSQGDQVEVKVINVGDDGKIGLSIKKAKENQNRRPPKPRKPVESFEQKMNRFIKDSDERLASLKKHTESKRGGRGAKRG from the coding sequence ATGTCAATTGAAGTAGGCAGCAAGCTGCAGGGTAAGGTAACGGGAATCACTAATTTCGGAGCTTTCGTCGAGCTTCCAGATGGTAAGACGGGTCTAGTTCACATTAGTGAAGTTGCCGACAACTATGTCAAAGACATTAATGAGCACTTGAGCCAGGGCGACCAGGTGGAAGTGAAAGTCATTAATGTTGGAGATGACGGTAAGATCGGCCTTTCCATAAAAAAGGCAAAAGAGAACCAGAATCGTCGTCCGCCAAAACCTCGTAAACCGGTAGAGTCTTTTGAACAGAAGATGAACCGTTTTATCAAGGATAGCGACGAGCGTTTAGCATCACTGAAAAAGCACACGGAATCCAAACGTGGAGGTCGAGGTGCTAAAAGAGGATAG
- the spoIIE gene encoding stage II sporulation protein E: MLGTVSKRESRQAVRGSGIVQGLQKVSFGTFSFMANKGVFHMLLALLLGRAIILSSMAPFGVAFLAVIWWLKRPLVIPVTIMMAAGASTYSYSHAGFIVGASLAFLLLSLGVRKTSHPQRWLPALALIASLIPRTVSLALLDRWQLYEITLMAAEGVLSFILVLIFMQSLPILTPQRYQPTLKNEEIVCLIILLASVLTGMIGWQIQGVAVVDIFARYLVVLLAYIAGAAIGSTVGVVTGLVLSLSNMDHIYQMSLLAFSGLLGGLLKEGKKLGVSAGLIVGTLLIGFYMNSGAGLPSSLWASAWAVALFILTPNSWVTQLSKYIPGTEEHHSEQQKYLQKVRDVTAVRVGKFSDVFQALSKSFTLEQPKVDEGQAEEVDYFLSHVTEKTCQSCFKKEKCWVSKFDDTHDLMTDLMHELDEKGEPSRLLRKNVDQHCVKSQKLIDTMNHELSFYHANKQLKRQVMESRKFVAEQLQGVSEVMNNFAKEIVKEREQHEHKEQIIYHALERMGMIIQKLEIYSLDEGNMDLELIVEIENYRGEGSKIIAPVLSDILGETIVVTMEEISPYPNGRCYLSFGSAKHYSIESGVAHAAKGGGFISGDSYTMMELGRGKYALAISDGMGNGERAHEESMETLRLLKQILQSGIQESVAIQSINSILSLRTNDEIFSTLDLAVIDLHKATSKFIKVGSTPSFIKRGGQILTVESGNLPMGIIPEVDVDMTSEQLKAGDFLIMMSDGILEGPKQLDDVELWLKHRIKGITEKDPQIIADLLLEEVIRAQAGTIDDDMTIIVARIDRYMPEWSSIPAEKKEA, encoded by the coding sequence ATGTTGGGTACTGTATCAAAACGGGAAAGTCGTCAGGCTGTTCGAGGATCAGGAATTGTACAAGGTTTACAGAAGGTTTCTTTCGGAACGTTCTCCTTCATGGCGAACAAAGGCGTGTTCCACATGCTTCTTGCACTACTACTGGGACGAGCGATTATATTATCGTCCATGGCCCCTTTCGGTGTTGCGTTCCTGGCCGTGATCTGGTGGTTGAAGCGGCCGCTGGTTATACCGGTCACCATTATGATGGCTGCTGGAGCTTCTACATACAGCTACAGTCATGCGGGGTTTATCGTCGGAGCGTCGCTGGCTTTTTTGCTCTTAAGTCTGGGAGTGCGCAAAACAAGTCACCCCCAGAGATGGCTGCCGGCACTCGCCTTGATTGCCAGTCTCATACCAAGGACCGTCAGTCTGGCACTGCTCGATCGCTGGCAGCTTTACGAAATTACATTAATGGCGGCAGAAGGGGTATTGAGCTTCATCCTTGTACTAATCTTTATGCAGAGTCTTCCGATTTTAACACCACAAAGATATCAACCTACGTTAAAGAATGAAGAGATTGTTTGTTTGATCATATTGTTAGCTTCTGTATTGACAGGCATGATCGGTTGGCAGATTCAAGGGGTAGCAGTTGTGGATATATTTGCACGGTACTTAGTTGTTTTGTTGGCCTATATCGCGGGGGCGGCGATCGGGTCGACGGTAGGAGTCGTGACAGGACTCGTATTAAGTTTGTCTAACATGGATCATATCTATCAAATGAGCCTGCTTGCATTCTCGGGCTTGCTGGGTGGTTTATTGAAAGAAGGGAAGAAGTTGGGGGTGAGTGCTGGGCTCATCGTCGGCACCCTTCTTATCGGCTTTTATATGAACAGTGGGGCAGGTCTGCCGTCTTCTCTGTGGGCGTCTGCGTGGGCGGTGGCTTTGTTTATATTGACTCCGAATTCATGGGTGACACAATTATCGAAATACATTCCGGGAACGGAAGAACATCATTCAGAGCAGCAAAAATATTTGCAGAAGGTTAGAGATGTGACGGCTGTACGCGTCGGAAAGTTTTCCGACGTATTTCAGGCGTTATCGAAGAGTTTTACATTGGAACAGCCGAAAGTAGACGAAGGACAAGCGGAGGAGGTCGATTATTTTCTCAGTCATGTAACGGAGAAAACGTGTCAGTCGTGCTTTAAGAAGGAGAAATGCTGGGTGAGTAAGTTCGACGACACCCATGATTTAATGACTGATCTGATGCATGAGCTGGATGAGAAGGGGGAACCGAGCCGGCTCTTAAGGAAAAATGTAGACCAGCACTGTGTGAAATCACAGAAGCTGATCGATACGATGAATCATGAATTATCTTTCTATCATGCTAATAAGCAGCTGAAGCGGCAGGTGATGGAGAGCCGCAAATTCGTAGCGGAGCAGCTGCAGGGTGTATCAGAGGTCATGAATAATTTCGCCAAAGAGATTGTAAAGGAGCGGGAGCAGCACGAACATAAAGAACAGATCATTTATCATGCACTGGAACGAATGGGGATGATTATTCAGAAACTTGAAATCTACTCGCTTGATGAAGGAAACATGGACTTGGAGTTAATTGTAGAAATTGAGAATTACCGCGGAGAAGGATCCAAGATCATTGCGCCGGTATTGTCCGATATCTTAGGGGAGACGATTGTTGTGACGATGGAGGAGATTTCTCCTTATCCGAACGGCCGGTGTTATTTATCTTTTGGTTCGGCAAAGCATTATTCGATTGAATCAGGCGTCGCACACGCGGCAAAAGGAGGAGGGTTCATATCCGGTGACAGTTACACCATGATGGAATTGGGCAGAGGGAAATATGCCCTTGCAATCAGTGATGGGATGGGGAATGGGGAGCGGGCACATGAAGAAAGTATGGAAACGCTCCGGCTGCTGAAACAAATTCTGCAGTCAGGGATTCAGGAGTCTGTCGCGATCCAGTCCATTAATTCCATTCTATCTCTACGTACGAATGATGAAATCTTCTCTACTCTCGATTTAGCGGTGATCGACCTGCATAAGGCGACATCCAAATTTATTAAGGTAGGAAGCACACCGAGCTTTATCAAACGAGGCGGGCAGATCCTTACTGTGGAGTCAGGAAACCTGCCAATGGGAATTATCCCGGAAGTCGACGTCGATATGACGAGTGAACAATTGAAAGCGGGAGATTTCCTTATCATGATGAGCGACGGGATTTTGGAAGGTCCGAAACAGCTGGATGATGTGGAATTGTGGCTCAAGCATCGGATCAAAGGTATAACAGAGAAAGACCCGCAGATTATCGCGGATCTTTTATTAGAAGAAGTTATTCGCGCCCAAGCAGGAACGATCGATGATGATATGACGATTATCGTCGCCAGAATTGATCGGTATATGCCGGAGTGGTCCTCCATTCCAGCAGAGAAAAAAGAGGCGTGA
- a CDS encoding vWA domain-containing protein, translating into MKPGRLKQILLLTDGCSNHGEDPIAVAALARNQGITVNVIGVLDDRQNGQPQGLEEVESIAEAGGGVSQIVYQQSLSQTVQMVTRQAMTQTIQGVVNKELQEILGKSQTIEELPPEQRGEVVEVVDELGESCDLEVLVLVDTSASMHHKLPTVKDALYDLSLSLNARTGSNQFSVYTFPDPKRTIKRMVDWTPELGEINGIFSKLNSGGYTPTGPALKEAIYAFAEKPLFRTMRDEVDPYEETGN; encoded by the coding sequence ATGAAACCAGGCCGACTGAAGCAGATTCTTTTATTAACGGATGGTTGCTCAAACCACGGAGAAGACCCGATTGCTGTAGCAGCACTTGCCAGGAATCAGGGCATAACGGTCAATGTGATTGGCGTTCTTGACGATCGTCAGAACGGACAACCTCAGGGGCTTGAGGAAGTAGAGTCCATTGCAGAGGCGGGTGGAGGCGTCAGTCAAATTGTTTATCAACAAAGTTTGTCCCAAACCGTGCAGATGGTGACGAGACAAGCCATGACCCAAACGATACAAGGAGTCGTTAATAAAGAATTGCAGGAGATCCTCGGAAAGAGCCAGACGATTGAGGAATTACCTCCGGAACAGCGGGGGGAAGTCGTGGAGGTGGTGGATGAGCTTGGAGAAAGTTGTGATTTGGAAGTTCTCGTGCTTGTCGACACGAGTGCAAGCATGCATCACAAGCTGCCGACGGTCAAAGATGCATTGTATGACTTATCCTTAAGTTTGAATGCAAGAACCGGATCGAATCAGTTCAGCGTCTACACGTTCCCTGATCCGAAGCGAACCATCAAACGCATGGTGGATTGGACGCCGGAACTAGGGGAAATCAACGGCATTTTCTCCAAATTGAACAGTGGAGGGTACACACCGACTGGACCTGCACTGAAAGAGGCGATCTATGCGTTTGCCGAAAAGCCATTATTCCGTACGATGCGAGATGAGGTCGATCCTTATGAAGAAACAGGTAATTAA
- a CDS encoding serine/threonine protein kinase: MKKQVINLQPGAKVTGKWNGKTYTIIRELGSGACGTVFLCRNENGRKYALKAGEDSSRMMMEVNMLKKFSKVQGVKLGPSFVDVDDWTRIGGKAMPFYVMEYIDGIPLEQFLKGKTKDWIGICTLQLLSDLDHLHQAGYVFGDLKTDNLLMSASKVRWIDVGGVTALGRAIKEYTEFYDRGYWGMGSRRAEPSYDLFAVTMIMMEMAYPKRFERGSSPKKTLEHKLQQSDLLKPYRRFIQDCWRGRYINSREMKQALSGVLMSSKKAQNNQTRYVRRKKEDMETKEWTVFSLVSALLFGVSIISFFI; encoded by the coding sequence ATGAAGAAACAGGTAATTAATCTTCAACCTGGAGCGAAGGTGACAGGAAAGTGGAATGGAAAAACCTACACAATCATCCGAGAGCTGGGCTCGGGTGCTTGTGGTACGGTTTTTTTGTGCCGGAATGAAAATGGGCGCAAGTACGCCTTGAAGGCGGGAGAGGACAGCTCGCGCATGATGATGGAAGTGAATATGCTGAAGAAGTTCAGCAAGGTCCAAGGGGTCAAGCTTGGGCCTTCTTTTGTTGACGTCGATGATTGGACAAGAATAGGCGGAAAGGCTATGCCTTTCTATGTCATGGAATATATAGACGGAATTCCTTTAGAACAATTCCTTAAAGGAAAGACGAAAGACTGGATCGGTATATGTACACTGCAGCTTCTCAGTGATTTGGATCATCTCCATCAGGCAGGCTATGTATTTGGCGATTTAAAAACGGATAACCTCCTTATGTCCGCTTCCAAAGTTCGTTGGATCGATGTAGGAGGTGTGACAGCATTGGGAAGAGCGATCAAGGAGTACACCGAGTTTTATGACAGGGGGTACTGGGGGATGGGATCGAGAAGGGCGGAACCATCTTACGACCTCTTCGCTGTAACGATGATTATGATGGAGATGGCGTACCCGAAGCGGTTCGAACGAGGCTCCAGTCCAAAGAAGACACTGGAACATAAGCTGCAGCAGTCAGATCTTCTAAAACCATATCGGCGTTTCATACAAGACTGTTGGAGAGGCAGATACATTAATTCCCGGGAAATGAAGCAGGCTCTTTCTGGCGTATTGATGAGCAGCAAGAAAGCTCAAAACAACCAGACACGTTATGTCAGACGAAAGAAAGAGGATATGGAAACAAAGGAGTGGACCGTATTTTCCCTCGTATCTGCTCTTCTTTTCGGGGTGTCGATAATAAGTTTCTTTATTTAG
- the tilS gene encoding tRNA lysidine(34) synthetase TilS, with protein sequence MDRNVRAFITKHQLIQPHQVVLAAVSGGPDSLALLHFLNLLREDIPFRLTALSVDHGLRGVQSQEDLLFVERICREWEIEFVGTSVDVQTYKEWTGKGTQEAARDLRYRFFEEMMEAHDADVLATGHHGDDQAETMVMQMVRGARPEALQGMPLERPFSTGRIIRPLLGVSKQDIAAYLDRHGIEAKHDPSNEQTDYTRNAFRKYVLPFMKEQNPKLHEHMQAWSERAREERTYIRKQAEEVLKTVHFSTNVEKFVQLSVRTFKTFPPALQRTAFHLILNYLYVKQTEDISYLHEDLFLDLLKGEKSNVMLDFPGGLKVVRAYDEVTLSFQKKSGAAPYWFQLEPGGHVVTPDGSVVEAEWTETLDTKGHTMYICDTAHVELPLIVRSRKNGDRIRLKGMDGSKKVKDIFIDQKVPAALRDSWPIVTDQTGKIIWVAGLRGSGTPVDPSSGTWLRLHYKNKADT encoded by the coding sequence ATGGATCGCAATGTTCGTGCATTCATCACGAAACATCAGTTGATACAGCCTCACCAAGTGGTGTTGGCAGCTGTATCGGGCGGTCCGGATTCTCTGGCACTTCTGCACTTCTTGAATCTCCTGCGTGAGGACATCCCTTTCCGGCTGACGGCGCTTTCGGTTGACCATGGCCTGCGAGGGGTCCAGTCTCAGGAGGACCTCTTGTTCGTGGAGCGTATATGCAGGGAGTGGGAAATCGAATTTGTCGGAACTTCCGTGGATGTACAAACGTACAAAGAATGGACAGGGAAAGGAACCCAGGAAGCGGCGCGAGATTTACGCTATCGTTTTTTCGAGGAGATGATGGAAGCACATGATGCCGATGTGCTTGCTACAGGGCATCACGGGGATGATCAGGCAGAAACGATGGTTATGCAGATGGTCAGGGGTGCAAGGCCGGAAGCACTCCAGGGGATGCCGCTTGAGCGGCCTTTCAGTACGGGAAGAATTATCCGCCCGCTCCTGGGAGTATCCAAACAGGATATTGCCGCTTATCTGGATAGGCACGGTATCGAGGCGAAGCACGATCCTTCAAACGAACAGACGGATTATACACGGAATGCTTTTCGTAAGTATGTATTGCCCTTCATGAAAGAGCAGAACCCGAAGCTGCATGAACACATGCAGGCGTGGAGTGAGAGGGCGAGGGAAGAGAGAACGTACATAAGGAAACAGGCCGAAGAAGTGCTGAAAACCGTACATTTTTCTACAAATGTTGAGAAATTCGTACAATTGTCTGTGCGAACATTCAAAACCTTCCCGCCAGCTTTACAAAGGACTGCCTTTCATCTAATATTGAACTATCTGTATGTGAAGCAGACCGAAGACATATCTTACCTGCATGAAGATCTGTTTCTAGACCTGTTAAAAGGTGAAAAATCAAACGTAATGCTGGACTTCCCGGGCGGTTTGAAAGTTGTCCGTGCCTATGATGAAGTCACGCTCTCTTTCCAAAAGAAAAGTGGAGCAGCCCCCTATTGGTTCCAGTTGGAACCCGGCGGGCATGTCGTTACACCCGACGGCTCGGTGGTGGAGGCGGAGTGGACAGAAACGTTGGATACTAAAGGTCATACTATGTACATATGTGATACCGCTCACGTAGAGCTGCCGTTAATCGTCCGTTCCAGGAAGAATGGAGATCGGATCAGGTTGAAAGGAATGGACGGATCGAAAAAGGTAAAAGATATTTTTATCGATCAGAAGGTTCCTGCTGCATTGCGTGATTCCTGGCCGATTGTTACGGACCAGACCGGAAAGATCATATGGGTGGCAGGTCTAAGAGGAAGCGGGACTCCCGTAGACCCTTCATCAGGTACATGGCTTCGGTTACATTATAAAAACAAAGCAGACACGTAG
- the hpt gene encoding hypoxanthine phosphoribosyltransferase codes for MMHNDIEKVLISEEEIQEKCKELGAQLTEEYNGRFPLAIGVLKGATPFLTDLLKRVETHLEMDFMDVSSYHGGMESSGEVKIVKDLDTKVEGRDILIVEDIIDSGRTLAYLVDLFKYRKAKSIKIVTLLDKPTGRSADIKADTVGFRVPDEFVVGYGLDYQEKYRNLPYVGVLKPEVYGG; via the coding sequence ATCATGCATAACGACATTGAAAAGGTCTTGATTTCCGAAGAGGAGATTCAGGAGAAGTGTAAAGAATTGGGAGCCCAATTGACAGAGGAATATAACGGGCGCTTTCCGCTGGCAATCGGAGTGCTGAAGGGTGCAACCCCATTCCTGACAGACCTTTTGAAACGTGTAGAAACGCATCTGGAAATGGACTTTATGGATGTTTCCAGTTATCACGGAGGTATGGAATCTTCCGGAGAAGTCAAGATTGTAAAAGACTTGGACACGAAAGTGGAAGGTCGCGACATCTTGATCGTTGAGGATATTATCGACAGTGGAAGAACTCTTGCTTACTTAGTGGACCTGTTTAAGTACCGCAAAGCCAAATCCATTAAAATTGTAACGTTACTGGACAAACCGACCGGCCGAAGTGCTGACATTAAGGCGGATACAGTAGGGTTCCGTGTTCCTGATGAGTTTGTCGTAGGATACGGATTGGATTACCAGGAGAAATACCGCAATCTTCCATATGTAGGTGTCTTGAAGCCGGAAGTCTATGGCGGCTGA
- the ftsH gene encoding ATP-dependent zinc metalloprotease FtsH: MNRIFRNTLFYLLIFLVVIGVVGLFRGQGDAQQELNVNEFYDKLNNGDIEEMTIQPVNGVFRVSGQLEGAAEGEGSFTANIPANDEVISNITQTAQEQSVLNVEEEEQPSAWVTFLTSIIPFIIIFILFFFLLNQAQGGGSRVMNFGKSKAKMYSEEKKKVRFKDVAGADEEKQELVEVVDFLKDPRKFSAVGARIPKGVLLVGPPGTGKTLLARAVAGEAGVPFFSISGSDFVEMFVGVGASRVRDLFENAKKNAPGIIFIDEIDAVGRQRGAGLGGGHDEREQTLNQLLVEMDGFGVNEGIIIIAATNRPDILDPALLRPGRFDRQITVDRPDVKGREAVLGVHAKNKPLAENVDLKTIALRTPGFSGADLENLLNEAALVAARGDKKQVDMDDVDEAIDRVIAGPAKKSRVISKKERDIVAHHESGHTVIGMVLDDADMVHKVTIVPRGQAGGYAVMLPKEDRYFMTKPELFDKITGLLGGRVAEEIIFGEVSTGAHNDFQRATNIARKMVTEYGMSEKLGPLQFGSNSGGQVFLGRDIQNEQNYSDQIAYEIDQEVKNFIEYCYDRAKTILTENKDKLELIAQTLLDIETLDAVQIRSLFDKGRLPTDEELEALAQENNAKIKNNTSSVDEDVRVNIQSKDEENVQETDTVKEEKEADTAEQEGDNHSPDSEDRRS, from the coding sequence ATGAACCGGATATTTCGTAACACCTTATTTTATTTACTTATCTTCCTCGTTGTAATCGGCGTAGTCGGTCTATTCCGAGGGCAAGGTGATGCGCAACAAGAGTTAAATGTCAATGAGTTTTACGATAAATTGAATAACGGTGATATTGAGGAGATGACGATCCAGCCTGTCAATGGGGTGTTTCGTGTCAGTGGTCAGTTAGAAGGTGCGGCTGAAGGGGAAGGATCCTTCACTGCTAACATCCCTGCTAACGATGAAGTGATTTCGAACATTACACAGACGGCTCAGGAACAAAGTGTTCTGAATGTGGAAGAAGAAGAGCAGCCTAGTGCATGGGTGACATTCTTGACCTCCATTATTCCGTTCATCATTATCTTCATCTTATTCTTCTTCTTGCTTAATCAGGCTCAGGGCGGCGGAAGCCGTGTTATGAACTTCGGTAAGAGCAAGGCGAAGATGTATTCCGAAGAGAAGAAAAAAGTACGATTTAAAGACGTTGCCGGAGCAGATGAAGAGAAGCAGGAGCTTGTAGAGGTCGTAGACTTCTTGAAAGACCCTCGCAAATTCTCTGCTGTCGGAGCGCGTATTCCTAAAGGGGTTCTATTAGTGGGGCCTCCTGGTACTGGTAAGACATTGCTGGCCCGTGCTGTTGCAGGGGAAGCGGGAGTGCCGTTCTTCTCTATCAGTGGTTCTGATTTTGTTGAAATGTTTGTCGGTGTCGGTGCTTCCCGTGTTCGTGACTTGTTCGAGAATGCGAAGAAGAACGCACCTGGTATCATCTTCATCGATGAGATCGATGCAGTCGGTCGTCAGCGTGGAGCAGGTCTTGGTGGAGGTCACGATGAACGTGAACAGACACTGAACCAGCTTCTTGTAGAGATGGATGGTTTCGGCGTGAACGAAGGAATCATCATCATCGCGGCTACCAACAGACCTGATATTCTGGACCCTGCACTACTGCGTCCAGGTCGTTTCGACCGTCAGATTACGGTAGATCGTCCGGATGTCAAAGGTCGGGAAGCAGTCTTGGGCGTTCATGCGAAGAACAAGCCGTTGGCTGAAAATGTCGACTTGAAGACGATTGCATTGCGTACACCGGGATTCTCAGGTGCAGACCTTGAGAACCTCTTGAACGAAGCAGCTCTTGTAGCTGCCCGTGGAGATAAGAAACAGGTTGATATGGATGATGTCGATGAAGCGATCGATCGCGTCATTGCAGGACCTGCTAAGAAGAGCCGTGTCATTTCCAAGAAAGAACGTGACATCGTTGCTCACCATGAAAGTGGTCACACGGTAATCGGTATGGTGCTTGATGATGCCGATATGGTTCACAAAGTTACCATCGTTCCTCGTGGCCAAGCCGGCGGTTATGCCGTAATGCTTCCGAAAGAAGATCGTTACTTCATGACGAAGCCGGAACTGTTCGATAAGATTACAGGTTTGCTGGGTGGACGTGTTGCTGAGGAAATCATTTTCGGTGAAGTGAGTACAGGTGCTCATAACGACTTCCAGCGTGCGACTAACATCGCTCGTAAGATGGTTACCGAGTACGGAATGAGCGAGAAACTCGGTCCGCTTCAGTTCGGTTCCAATTCAGGCGGTCAAGTATTCTTGGGCCGTGATATCCAAAATGAACAGAACTATAGTGATCAAATCGCTTATGAAATCGATCAGGAAGTTAAAAACTTCATTGAATATTGCTATGACCGTGCGAAGACGATTCTTACCGAGAACAAGGATAAGTTGGAGTTAATCGCGCAGACATTGTTGGATATTGAGACGCTTGATGCTGTCCAAATCCGTTCCCTTTTCGACAAAGGGCGTTTACCTACGGATGAAGAACTGGAAGCACTTGCACAGGAAAACAATGCGAAGATAAAAAATAACACCTCTTCTGTTGATGAGGACGTACGCGTCAACATCCAGTCTAAAGATGAGGAAAATGTACAGGAAACAGATACCGTGAAAGAGGAAAAAGAAGCAGACACAGCGGAGCAAGAGGGAGATAACCATTCCCCTGATTCCGAAGACCGTCGTTCTTAA